The Sulfuricurvum sp. IAE1 DNA window GCCCAAGCGCTCCTGGAAAGTTCAAGGGCCGGAAAAAGAGTCGGTCTTTTCGACCTGGTGTTCAATACCTCCGACGAGGAGGCGCTTCTCGGCCACCTAAAGCGCCTCGCCCTCACTTCCACCAAAAGCTATTGCCACTTCTCCAATTTTTTCGTCGCCGTTTCAGGAAACCAGAATGCGGGGGTCATTTGCGGCTACGAACCCCGCATCGCCACCCACGAGATCTTTTCCAAAGCGCTCGAAGAGATCGGCTTCGACGAGAGCTACCATGAACGGATCGCCGCGTACCTGCTGTGCGAGGGGGAGGTGGACAACAAGACCTACGTCCTGGATTTCCTCTACGTCAAACCCGAATTCAAGACGGTTGACGTTTACAAGGAACTGATCGGCAAAAGCATGCTCACCGCGCGCCTGAAAGGGTACCGGAAAGTACAGACCTCCATCGAAATCGGCTCGGCCGAAACCGAGATGATCTACAAAAAACTGGGCTTCGGCGTCATCGACGAAAAACGGAGCGAATACTACAAAGAGCAGTTCGGGCGCGCCGGGATCATGCGGCTGCAGCTCTCCCTCTAAAGGATCCTCATCGAATACGGAATTTTAGGGCTTCTTCCCCCTCTCGTCGCCATCGTCCTCGCACTTTTCAACCGTTCGGTCTTTATCGCCCTCGCCGCCGCCGTCGTGGTCGGAGAGATCATTATTGCCGATTTTCATCCCCTTGAGGCCCTGTTTCTCGCCTCAGAGCGTTTCGGCACCCTGCTTCGCGAGGGGTGGGTCCTCAAAACGCTCGCCTTTGCCGTGATGGTGGGATCGGTCATGTTTCTCATCGAACGCAGCGGCGGGGTGAGCGGCCTCGTTCACGAACTGAGCGTCAAACGCCCCCTCGTCCGGTCCAGACGGGGTGCCCTCATCCCCAGCTTTATCGCGGGCCTTGTGATTTTTATCGAATCCTCCATCACCTCTCTGGTTGCGGGGGCGATCGGGCGGCCGTTTTGCGACCGCTACGGAATCAGCCGCGCCAAACTCGCGTTTGTATGCGATTCGACCTCGGCACCGGTGTGTTCGATCATCACCCTCAACGGCTGGGGGGCGTTGCTGCTGGGACTCATCGGGGGGCAAATCGCCGCAGGCCTCATCGTCGGCGAAAGCGCCGTATGGCTTGTCGAATCGATCGCGTTCAATTTTTACGCCTACGTCGCGCTGGCGGTGACGTTCATTGCCGTCTGGTACGACATCGATCTGGGGCCCATGCGCCATGCCCGTATACACGAACCGTCCCCGCAAACCGCCGATCCCGACGGCGCGATCGGCTTTTTCCTCTGGCCGATCGTCTGGATGATCGCAGGGGTGATCGGGTTCATGTTCCTCACCGGAGAGGGCAATATCGTCAAAGGTTCCGGATCAAGCTCCATTTTTTACACGCTGCTGCTCACCCTTGCGCTCATGTGGGTCTATTACCACTCCAAAGGGGCGATGAAAACCGCCGAATTTTTCCGAACAGCGTTCGAGGGGGCCAAATCGATGGTCCCCATCGCCTCGATTCTGCTGTTCGCGTTTGCGATCGGCGGGGTCTGTTCGGACATGGAGGTGGGGCAATACCTCGCCTCGTTCGTCGGCGACTACCTCCCCTCTCAGTACCTCGCGGCGGCGATCTTTCTCCTCTCGGCGGTCATCGCGTTTGCAACGGGGACGAGCTGGGGGACGTTTAGCATCATGCTTCCCATCGCCGTGCCGCTCGCCGTCGCCCTGGGTGCCCCTCCGGCCCTCGTGATGGGCGCGGTGATCTCGGGAGGAGTATTCGGCGACCACTGTTCCCCCATTTCCGATACCACCATCATCTCGGCCATGGCCTCGGGATGCGACGTGATCGAACATACCAAAACGCAGCTTCCCTACGCCCTCATCTCGGCGCTGATCGCGTTCATCCTCTTCGTCGGTGCGGGAGTTTTGGGATGAGGGCGAAAATTCTCCTTCTCGAAGACGACCCGAACCTTTCCGAAAGCGTGGGCGAATACCTTGAAGAGAACGGTTATGAGGTGGTCTGCGTCTACGACGCGCAAGAGGCCGAAGACGCCATGTTCGAGCAAAAGTTCGATCTGCTCCTCCTGGACGTCAACGTCCCCGGAGGCGACGGTTTTTCACTTCTCAAATCCTCGCGGGCCGACGGAAACGCCACCCCCGCGATCTTCATCACCTCGCGCAACGCGATGAGCGACCTCGAAAGCGGATTCGAAAGCGGCGGCGACGATTACCTGCGCAAACCCTTTGAACTCAAAGAGCTGTTACTGCGGATCAAAACGATCCTCAAGCGCAACTTTTTCCACAACCCTTCCGAAACCCTCGATCTGGGCGGAGGGATCACCTACGACATCGACAGCCAGACCCTACGGGTCGGGGGAAAAGAGCAGAACCTGCAACTCAAAGAGCACAAACTTCTCAAACTCTTTATCCAGCATCCGAACGAACTCCTCTCCCACGAAAGGATTATGGAGCATTTGTGGGATTACGACGAAACCCCCAGCGACGGGAGCCTGCGAACCTACATCAAAACCCTGCGCAAATACCTCGGAAAGGATCGGATTGTCAGCCACAAACGCCTCGGGTATCAGTTTCGCTAAATACCGTACCCTTCGATCCTTTCTGGCCCTCTACGGGGTGATGAGCGTCCTGATCCTGGCGTTGCTCGGAACCCTGTATTACGAATCGATCCGCGCACAGATGCTCTCTTCCCACCGCCTGGCGATGCAATTGCAATCGGAAAACTATGTCCCGCGCCTCAAACGCTGGCTCGAAGCGGGGATCGACCTGAACCGCTTCCCCGAAGACCTCGCCTACCGCACCGCCCTCTACGGCTACGACAAAGAACTGCTCGTCGGCAACCTCCGCCAAAGCCACCGCGATTTCGACGAAAACATCGCCCTGCACGCGGGGTTCGTCCACCTCGTCATCCCCCTCTCTCCCTACGGACTCGGAGAATATTATCTCGTGTTCGAGACCCCCGACGACGGGCTGTGGAAAGAACAGGCGTTCCGCACCATCGCACTTTTCGGCGGAGGGCTGTTTGCCCT harbors:
- a CDS encoding acyl-CoA acyltransferase; this encodes MALTVRKASETDIEMIAQALLESSRAGKRVGLFDLVFNTSDEEALLGHLKRLALTSTKSYCHFSNFFVAVSGNQNAGVICGYEPRIATHEIFSKALEEIGFDESYHERIAAYLLCEGEVDNKTYVLDFLYVKPEFKTVDVYKELIGKSMLTARLKGYRKVQTSIEIGSAETEMIYKKLGFGVIDEKRSEYYKEQFGRAGIMRLQLSL
- a CDS encoding response regulator transcription factor, which produces MRAKILLLEDDPNLSESVGEYLEENGYEVVCVYDAQEAEDAMFEQKFDLLLLDVNVPGGDGFSLLKSSRADGNATPAIFITSRNAMSDLESGFESGGDDYLRKPFELKELLLRIKTILKRNFFHNPSETLDLGGGITYDIDSQTLRVGGKEQNLQLKEHKLLKLFIQHPNELLSHERIMEHLWDYDETPSDGSLRTYIKTLRKYLGKDRIVSHKRLGYQFR
- a CDS encoding Na+/H+ antiporter NhaC family protein, which produces MVGEIIIADFHPLEALFLASERFGTLLREGWVLKTLAFAVMVGSVMFLIERSGGVSGLVHELSVKRPLVRSRRGALIPSFIAGLVIFIESSITSLVAGAIGRPFCDRYGISRAKLAFVCDSTSAPVCSIITLNGWGALLLGLIGGQIAAGLIVGESAVWLVESIAFNFYAYVALAVTFIAVWYDIDLGPMRHARIHEPSPQTADPDGAIGFFLWPIVWMIAGVIGFMFLTGEGNIVKGSGSSSIFYTLLLTLALMWVYYHSKGAMKTAEFFRTAFEGAKSMVPIASILLFAFAIGGVCSDMEVGQYLASFVGDYLPSQYLAAAIFLLSAVIAFATGTSWGTFSIMLPIAVPLAVALGAPPALVMGAVISGGVFGDHCSPISDTTIISAMASGCDVIEHTKTQLPYALISALIAFILFVGAGVLG